In the genome of Rhizobium etli 8C-3, one region contains:
- a CDS encoding ABC transporter substrate-binding protein, with amino-acid sequence MALALLGSTALTAVTAQAADQEISWIYCGDKLDDIHAKYIKQWEEKNTGWKIAPEVVGWAQCQDKATTLAAAGTPVAMAYVGSRTLKEFAQNDLIVEVPMTDEEKKAYYPHIVDTVTFDGTQWGVPIAFSTKALYWNKDLFKQAGLDPEKPPKTWDEEIEYAKIIKEKTGIPGFGLSAKTFDNTMHQFMHWVYTNNGTVTDAEGKITLDSPEVLKALEAYKSIVPYSEEGPTAYEQNEVRAIFLDGKVAMIQAGSGAAYRLKDTKIDWGITTLPLGPQAKGPGTLLITDSLAIFKGSGVEDKAIEFAKFITSPGPQEEYELNGESGLTPLRPSPNIDKLVTEKPYWKPLIDGISYGGPEPLFTDYKGFQNSMIAMVQSVVTGQAQPADALKKAAGEIEAFK; translated from the coding sequence ATGGCACTCGCCCTGCTCGGTTCGACGGCGTTGACCGCTGTCACGGCCCAAGCCGCCGACCAGGAGATCAGCTGGATTTATTGCGGCGACAAGCTCGATGATATCCACGCGAAGTACATCAAGCAGTGGGAAGAAAAGAACACCGGCTGGAAGATCGCGCCGGAAGTCGTTGGCTGGGCCCAGTGCCAGGACAAGGCAACGACGCTTGCTGCAGCTGGCACGCCAGTCGCAATGGCCTATGTCGGTTCACGTACGCTCAAGGAGTTTGCCCAGAACGATCTGATCGTCGAGGTCCCGATGACGGACGAAGAAAAGAAGGCCTACTATCCGCACATCGTCGACACCGTCACCTTCGACGGCACGCAATGGGGCGTTCCGATCGCTTTCTCGACAAAGGCGCTTTACTGGAACAAGGATCTCTTCAAGCAGGCCGGCCTTGATCCCGAGAAGCCGCCGAAGACCTGGGACGAGGAAATCGAATATGCCAAGATCATCAAGGAGAAAACCGGAATCCCCGGCTTCGGCCTTTCGGCCAAGACCTTCGACAACACAATGCATCAGTTCATGCACTGGGTTTACACCAACAACGGTACGGTGACGGACGCGGAAGGCAAAATTACCCTCGACAGCCCCGAAGTGCTGAAAGCGCTGGAGGCCTATAAGAGCATCGTGCCCTATTCCGAAGAGGGCCCGACGGCCTACGAGCAGAACGAAGTGCGCGCCATCTTCCTCGATGGCAAGGTCGCGATGATCCAGGCAGGTTCCGGTGCTGCCTATCGCCTGAAGGATACCAAGATCGACTGGGGCATCACGACCCTGCCGCTTGGACCGCAGGCCAAGGGACCAGGCACTCTGCTCATCACCGACAGTCTTGCGATCTTCAAGGGTTCGGGCGTCGAGGACAAGGCTATCGAATTCGCCAAGTTCATCACCTCTCCCGGTCCCCAGGAGGAATATGAGCTCAACGGCGAATCCGGTCTGACGCCGCTTCGTCCGTCGCCGAACATCGACAAGCTGGTGACTGAAAAGCCTTACTGGAAGCCGTTGATCGACGGCATCAGCTACGGTGGTCCAGAACCCCTTTTCACCGACTACAAGGGCTTCCAGAATTCGATGATTGCGATGGTGCAGTCCGTCGTGACCGGTCAGGCTCAACCGGCCGATGCACTCAAGAAGGCTGCCGGCGAAATCGAGGCGTTCAAGTAG
- a CDS encoding rhodanese-like domain-containing protein has product MSGLIVTLLRVASSLAIASFVTAASTQWSWAEVPEPSGLWTGPMRGQTPTTLTGATVIDLAGLEALMPKDPVLLDVGPADQKPEDFPKDRLWLPTHRSIPGAVWMPGAGAAAFEATKEEAFFRRVNELTQGDSSKPIVTFCRPECWGSWNAGKRLVMKGFTGVYWFPGGISSWQEAHDTVEVKPEKDWQPPPAK; this is encoded by the coding sequence ATGTCGGGACTGATTGTAACATTGCTGAGGGTTGCCTCCTCACTGGCGATTGCGTCGTTTGTAACCGCCGCCAGCACGCAATGGTCCTGGGCCGAAGTGCCGGAGCCGAGCGGCTTGTGGACTGGCCCGATGCGCGGGCAGACGCCGACGACGCTGACAGGTGCCACCGTCATTGATCTGGCAGGACTTGAGGCGCTCATGCCAAAAGATCCGGTGCTTCTTGACGTTGGCCCCGCCGATCAGAAGCCGGAGGACTTTCCCAAGGATCGACTTTGGCTGCCGACACATCGCTCCATACCGGGCGCGGTGTGGATGCCGGGTGCCGGAGCAGCGGCTTTTGAGGCAACGAAAGAGGAAGCTTTTTTTCGTCGCGTAAATGAACTGACACAAGGGGACAGTTCAAAGCCCATCGTTACCTTCTGCCGTCCCGAGTGCTGGGGTAGTTGGAACGCTGGCAAACGGCTGGTGATGAAGGGCTTTACCGGCGTTTATTGGTTCCCTGGCGGCATCAGCAGCTGGCAGGAGGCCCACGACACGGTCGAAGTGAAACCAGAAAAAGATTGGCAACCTCCACCGGCGAAATAG
- a CDS encoding quinoprotein relay system zinc metallohydrolase 2, with protein sequence MSTDELTRVEYAGPSAGSARFTRREALALGLCMCCLPARGSASECFSLKDVGNGLFIREAPHEEATRENNGGIANIGFIIGRDGVLVIDPGGSLADGQWLRSQIRKCTDKPIRYVVMSHVHPDHCFGAAAFAEEQPEFIGHHALSRALDARGSFYHERLVDILGSRSVGAIVYPTREIEDVAEVDLGDRIVRITAHDTAHTDCDLSMFDTSTGTLFPADLLFVGRVPSLDGSLPGWLNEAKRLDGIGASRAVPGHGPAMVDFRPAMAKQVRYLTVLRDETRKAIAQGLGIEKASRVVAAGEGEGWALFEDYNSRNVIQAYKELEWE encoded by the coding sequence ATGTCAACAGATGAGCTCACCCGGGTCGAATATGCCGGACCATCCGCCGGTAGCGCTCGCTTCACGCGACGTGAAGCCTTGGCGCTTGGTCTTTGCATGTGCTGTCTGCCGGCACGTGGATCTGCTAGCGAATGCTTTTCGTTGAAGGACGTCGGGAACGGCCTCTTCATTCGCGAGGCGCCGCACGAGGAAGCCACTCGGGAAAACAACGGAGGCATTGCAAACATAGGCTTCATCATCGGACGCGACGGCGTGCTCGTGATCGATCCGGGAGGCAGTCTGGCAGACGGGCAATGGCTTCGCTCGCAAATCAGGAAATGCACCGACAAGCCGATCCGGTATGTCGTGATGTCCCACGTCCATCCCGATCATTGCTTTGGCGCTGCGGCCTTTGCGGAAGAACAGCCGGAATTTATCGGCCATCACGCTCTGAGCCGTGCTCTCGATGCGCGGGGAAGTTTTTATCACGAGCGTCTCGTCGACATTCTCGGATCCAGGAGCGTAGGCGCCATTGTTTATCCCACCCGCGAGATTGAAGATGTGGCCGAAGTTGATCTCGGCGACCGCATTGTCCGCATTACTGCGCATGATACCGCCCACACCGATTGCGACCTGTCGATGTTCGATACATCCACGGGAACCCTGTTTCCTGCCGACCTGCTCTTCGTCGGTCGCGTTCCCTCGCTGGATGGTAGCCTGCCCGGATGGTTGAATGAAGCCAAGCGGCTCGACGGCATTGGTGCTTCTCGCGCAGTTCCGGGTCATGGACCGGCAATGGTCGATTTTCGACCGGCCATGGCAAAACAGGTGCGCTATCTTACGGTTCTGCGCGATGAAACGCGCAAGGCGATAGCGCAGGGCCTTGGGATAGAAAAGGCCAGTCGAGTGGTCGCGGCGGGAGAAGGCGAAGGCTGGGCGCTGTTTGAGGACTATAACAGCCGAAACGTCATTCAAGCTTACAAGGAGCTTGAATGGGAGTAA
- a CDS encoding quinoprotein dehydrogenase-associated SoxYZ-like carrier, translating into MMEIVRPIFAAALLTAICAGSVPAAEPSQADAQREQRWQLIADYLFDDREVVPTDSLIKIDAPKRAQDAALVPITLTMPQKDKIKSVYLVIDDNPAPLAAHVTFGPAADSGTLQLRVRVDTYTNVHAVAETKDGKLFSTAAFVKASGGCSAPSGPSDAEAMKGMGEMRIKFAESIQQGKPAEATLMIRHPNFSGMQMNQLTRLYTPARYLEKMTVSYGDQTVLDIVGDISLSTNPVIGFNFVPQGNGPIKVVASDTKGARWEQSFKVPPATN; encoded by the coding sequence ATGATGGAGATAGTGCGACCGATCTTTGCGGCGGCTCTGCTCACGGCGATCTGCGCCGGGTCGGTTCCTGCAGCAGAACCCTCCCAGGCGGATGCCCAGCGGGAGCAGCGCTGGCAACTGATTGCCGATTACCTCTTCGACGACCGCGAAGTCGTCCCGACCGATTCATTGATCAAGATTGATGCGCCGAAGCGCGCGCAGGATGCTGCGCTCGTGCCGATCACTTTGACAATGCCCCAGAAGGACAAGATCAAATCGGTTTATCTTGTCATCGATGACAATCCTGCGCCGCTGGCCGCTCATGTCACCTTCGGGCCGGCCGCGGACTCTGGAACCTTGCAGCTGCGTGTGCGGGTCGACACCTATACGAACGTTCACGCCGTTGCCGAGACGAAGGACGGGAAGCTGTTTTCGACTGCCGCCTTTGTGAAGGCATCGGGCGGCTGCTCTGCGCCTTCCGGCCCCAGCGACGCGGAAGCGATGAAGGGTATGGGGGAAATGAGGATCAAATTCGCCGAGAGCATCCAGCAGGGAAAACCTGCAGAGGCAACGCTAATGATCCGTCACCCGAACTTCAGCGGAATGCAGATGAACCAGCTTACTCGGCTTTACACGCCGGCGCGTTACCTCGAGAAGATGACCGTCTCCTACGGCGACCAGACCGTGCTGGACATTGTGGGCGATATTTCCCTGTCTACAAATCCCGTCATCGGCTTCAATTTTGTTCCGCAGGGCAATGGGCCGATCAAGGTGGTCGCTTCCGATACCAAGGGTGCGCGTTGGGAACAGAGTTTCAAGGTGCCGCCGGCCACGAATTGA
- a CDS encoding ABC transporter ATP-binding protein has translation MGQLFLNNVQKFYGDYEVLKGVQLDVKNGEFVVFVGPSGCGKSTLLRMIAGLDATTAGDIVIDGIRVNDLPPVKRGIAMVFQSYALYPHMTVFENIAFPLRVEKMEESKLKAKVENAARILHLDQRLQQKPGMLSGGQRQRVAIGRAIVREPKIFLFDEPLSNLDAALRADMRIELAKLHRQLKATMIYVTHDQVEAMTMADRIVVLDAGDISQTGAPLELYHKPANLFVAGFIGNPKMNFLPVTCKSVSEAGVEVDHGGQTATLPVAPREGMIGKTLTLGIRPEHVQLGSGDISLTVTPTVIERLGAHTVAYAALNGEGENFCAMLPGSVGIRPDRPVVTGINATDCHLFDEAGFSFERRVELTEIDMAVLDPTAA, from the coding sequence TTGGGACAGCTTTTTCTCAATAATGTGCAGAAATTCTACGGCGACTACGAAGTTCTGAAGGGCGTGCAGCTCGATGTGAAGAACGGCGAGTTCGTTGTCTTCGTCGGTCCCTCAGGCTGCGGCAAATCCACCCTCCTGCGCATGATCGCCGGCCTCGATGCGACAACTGCCGGCGATATCGTCATCGACGGAATCCGGGTCAACGACCTGCCGCCGGTCAAGCGTGGCATTGCCATGGTGTTCCAGTCCTACGCGCTTTATCCGCACATGACCGTTTTCGAGAACATCGCCTTTCCGCTTCGCGTCGAGAAGATGGAGGAGTCAAAACTCAAGGCAAAGGTCGAGAATGCGGCACGCATTCTCCACCTCGACCAGCGCTTGCAGCAGAAGCCCGGAATGCTGTCCGGCGGCCAGCGCCAGCGTGTCGCAATCGGCCGCGCCATCGTTCGCGAGCCGAAGATATTCCTCTTCGACGAACCACTGTCGAACCTCGATGCCGCACTGCGGGCCGACATGCGCATCGAGCTTGCAAAACTGCATCGCCAGTTGAAGGCCACCATGATTTATGTGACGCACGACCAGGTGGAAGCCATGACCATGGCCGACCGCATCGTCGTGCTGGATGCCGGCGATATCTCGCAGACCGGTGCGCCATTGGAGCTTTATCACAAGCCGGCCAACCTCTTTGTTGCCGGTTTCATCGGCAATCCCAAAATGAACTTCCTGCCGGTTACCTGCAAAAGCGTCAGCGAGGCCGGCGTGGAAGTGGACCATGGCGGGCAGACCGCTACTTTGCCGGTTGCTCCGCGCGAAGGCATGATCGGCAAGACGCTTACGCTCGGCATCCGGCCGGAGCATGTGCAGCTTGGTTCCGGCGACATCTCGCTGACCGTTACGCCGACGGTCATCGAACGGCTTGGCGCCCATACGGTCGCCTATGCAGCGCTTAACGGCGAGGGCGAGAACTTCTGCGCGATGCTTCCCGGCAGTGTCGGGATTCGTCCCGATAGGCCTGTGGTCACGGGGATCAACGCCACCGATTGCCACCTCTTCGACGAGGCCGGCTTTTCCTTCGAGCGCCGCGTGGAACTCACGGAAATTGACATGGCCGTGCTTGATCCGACGGCAGCCTAG
- a CDS encoding efflux RND transporter permease subunit, which translates to MNFNLSALAVRERAVTLFFIILLAAAGAYAFVKLGRAEDPSFTIKTLTVTAAWPGATAREMQDLVAEPLEKRIQELTWYDRVETTTRPGYAFLTVTLKDSTPPNGVEEEFYQARKKLGDEARNLPQGVIGPFVNDEYSDVSFALYALKAKGMPMRELVRQAELIRQDLLHVPGVKKINILGELPEQIFVEFSYAKLATLGVSAQDIAAALQRQNTVTPAGSIDTRGPQVFIRFDGAYDSIQAIADTPIVAGGRTLKLSDVADVRRGYQDPATYIIRHEGEPAIMLGAVMQQGWNGLELGKALEKRSGEIAQNLALGMTLAKVSDQAVNIDAAVGEFMMKFAMALAVVLLVSLVSLGWRVGIVVALAVPLTLAVVFLIMLETGRFFDRITLGALILALGLLVDDAIIAIEVMVVKMEEGMDRIKAAAYAWSHTAAPMLSGTLVTIIGLMPVGFARSTAGEYAGNIFWVVGFALIVSWIVAVIFTPYLGVKMLPAIKPVEGGHHAIYDTPNYRRLRAVIRFAVHHKFMTCAVVAIAMALSVVGMGGVKQQFFPTSDRPEVLVEVRMPEGTSIGTTTAAVKKLENWLQEQPEANIVTSYVGQGAPRFFFAMAPELPNPAFAKIVVLTPDSQAREALKLRLRAAISDGLAPEAYVRVTQLVFGPYTPFPVEFRIMGPDREQLYKISEQALDIMKSVPDVRQANRDWGNRTPVLRFVPDQDRLNLIGLSPTEAAQQMQLLLTGIPITQVRENIRNVPVVARSAGDNRLDPSALADFSLMSRDGRQVPLDQIGHSEIRFEEPILKRRDRTPVITIRSDINEATQPPEVSQQVLKALQPLIASLPVGYRIEMGGNIEESLKANVALVQIFPAMIAAMLIVVILQVRSLSTMTMVMLTGPLGLAGVVPVLLLFNQPFGFNAILGLIGLAGILMRNTLILTEQIKENQAAGLDDYHAVIEATVQRTRPVILTALAAVLAFIPLTHSVFWGSMAYTLIGGTAVGTVMILLFLPALYATWFRIKPTEHQTHKNAQEEEPEQPTAMAAE; encoded by the coding sequence ATGAACTTTAACTTATCCGCGCTCGCAGTCCGCGAGCGAGCCGTCACTCTGTTCTTCATCATCCTGCTGGCTGCTGCCGGCGCCTATGCATTCGTCAAGCTGGGGCGCGCGGAAGATCCTTCATTCACCATCAAGACCCTGACGGTGACAGCCGCATGGCCAGGCGCGACAGCGCGCGAAATGCAGGATCTCGTCGCTGAGCCGCTCGAGAAACGCATTCAGGAACTCACCTGGTATGATCGCGTCGAGACGACAACCCGGCCCGGATACGCCTTTTTGACCGTCACCTTGAAGGATAGTACGCCCCCCAACGGAGTAGAGGAAGAGTTCTATCAGGCCCGAAAGAAGCTTGGAGACGAGGCCCGGAATCTGCCCCAGGGCGTCATCGGCCCCTTTGTCAACGACGAGTATTCCGACGTCAGCTTCGCTCTCTACGCTCTGAAAGCCAAGGGCATGCCGATGCGCGAGCTTGTGCGGCAGGCCGAGTTGATCCGCCAGGATCTTCTGCACGTGCCAGGCGTCAAGAAGATCAATATCCTGGGCGAGCTTCCAGAGCAGATCTTCGTCGAGTTCTCCTATGCCAAGCTGGCCACACTCGGCGTATCGGCGCAGGACATTGCCGCGGCCCTGCAACGACAGAACACCGTGACGCCAGCAGGCTCGATCGATACGCGCGGACCTCAGGTATTCATCCGCTTCGACGGTGCCTATGACAGCATCCAGGCGATCGCCGACACGCCGATCGTTGCTGGTGGACGCACGTTGAAGCTCTCCGACGTTGCCGATGTGCGGCGCGGTTACCAAGATCCAGCCACCTACATCATCCGCCATGAGGGCGAGCCCGCCATTATGCTCGGTGCGGTGATGCAGCAGGGCTGGAACGGGCTGGAGCTCGGCAAGGCGCTCGAGAAGAGATCTGGCGAGATCGCCCAGAATCTTGCGCTCGGCATGACGCTTGCAAAGGTCAGCGACCAGGCCGTCAACATCGACGCTGCGGTCGGCGAGTTCATGATGAAGTTCGCCATGGCGCTCGCGGTGGTGTTGCTGGTGAGCCTCGTCAGCCTCGGTTGGCGCGTCGGGATCGTCGTGGCTCTGGCCGTTCCGCTCACTCTTGCCGTCGTCTTCCTCATCATGCTGGAAACCGGGAGGTTTTTTGACCGGATCACCCTCGGCGCATTGATCCTGGCGCTGGGTCTTCTCGTTGACGACGCCATCATCGCCATCGAAGTGATGGTGGTGAAGATGGAAGAGGGCATGGATCGCATCAAGGCGGCCGCCTATGCCTGGAGCCATACGGCAGCGCCCATGCTTTCCGGCACACTCGTGACGATCATCGGGCTGATGCCAGTGGGCTTTGCCAGATCAACCGCCGGCGAGTACGCTGGCAATATCTTCTGGGTCGTGGGCTTTGCGCTGATCGTCTCGTGGATTGTTGCGGTAATCTTCACCCCTTACCTCGGCGTCAAGATGCTGCCGGCGATCAAGCCTGTCGAGGGCGGCCATCACGCCATCTACGATACGCCCAATTACCGGCGTCTCAGGGCCGTCATCAGATTTGCCGTGCATCACAAGTTCATGACATGCGCTGTCGTCGCCATAGCCATGGCTCTTTCTGTTGTCGGTATGGGAGGAGTGAAGCAGCAATTCTTTCCGACATCGGATCGGCCCGAAGTGCTCGTTGAAGTCCGCATGCCTGAAGGCACCAGCATTGGGACGACGACTGCCGCGGTCAAGAAGCTCGAAAATTGGCTCCAGGAACAACCGGAAGCAAACATTGTCACCAGCTATGTCGGGCAGGGCGCTCCTCGGTTCTTTTTTGCCATGGCACCGGAATTGCCGAACCCCGCTTTCGCAAAGATAGTGGTGCTTACCCCCGATTCTCAGGCGCGTGAGGCCTTGAAGCTTCGGCTCCGCGCGGCAATCTCAGATGGCCTCGCCCCTGAAGCCTACGTTCGCGTCACGCAGCTCGTATTCGGTCCTTACACGCCGTTTCCGGTCGAGTTCCGGATCATGGGACCTGATCGGGAACAACTCTACAAGATCTCCGAACAAGCTCTCGACATCATGAAAAGCGTACCGGACGTTCGCCAGGCAAACCGCGACTGGGGCAATCGCACGCCTGTGCTGCGTTTTGTGCCTGACCAGGATCGGCTTAACCTGATCGGTCTTTCGCCGACGGAGGCAGCCCAGCAGATGCAATTGCTGCTGACCGGAATTCCGATCACGCAGGTTCGCGAGAACATCCGCAACGTGCCTGTCGTCGCCCGCAGTGCTGGCGACAACCGCCTCGATCCATCGGCATTGGCAGACTTTTCGCTGATGAGCCGGGATGGCCGACAGGTTCCGCTCGATCAGATAGGCCACTCCGAAATCCGCTTTGAAGAGCCGATACTGAAGCGTCGCGATCGAACGCCCGTTATCACCATCCGTTCGGACATCAACGAGGCGACACAGCCCCCGGAGGTCTCGCAGCAGGTGCTGAAGGCGCTTCAGCCGCTGATTGCCTCGCTACCGGTGGGCTATCGTATCGAAATGGGCGGAAACATCGAGGAATCACTGAAGGCGAACGTCGCTCTCGTTCAAATCTTCCCGGCGATGATTGCCGCCATGCTGATCGTTGTCATCCTGCAGGTTCGTAGCCTGTCTACGATGACCATGGTGATGCTGACCGGCCCGCTTGGCCTGGCCGGCGTGGTTCCGGTTCTGCTCCTCTTCAACCAGCCATTCGGCTTCAATGCCATTCTCGGCTTGATAGGACTGGCTGGAATTCTGATGCGCAATACCCTGATCTTGACTGAGCAGATCAAGGAGAACCAGGCAGCCGGTCTCGACGACTATCACGCCGTCATCGAGGCGACCGTACAGCGCACACGTCCGGTAATCCTGACCGCGCTTGCCGCCGTCCTTGCCTTCATTCCGCTTACACACTCGGTGTTTTGGGGATCCATGGCATATACCCTGATCGGTGGCACGGCGGTCGGCACCGTGATGATCCTGCTCTTCCTTCCCGCTCTCTATGCCACCTGGTTCCGGATAAAGCCGACCGAGCATCAGACGCACAAGAATGCCCAGGAGGAAGAACCGGAGCAGCCAACGGCCATGGCTGCGGAGTAA
- a CDS encoding carbohydrate ABC transporter permease, whose product MSSPAMIDRYRWWEIVLIYCGIALFLAFVLSPFVEGFLVSLKPLSQLFSSPYRFWPENGSFEAYRTMWVSVPGFGRYIFNSFFISIIVTIVVLCLVIPASYAFARFEFRGMGILLGAFLTVNMFSGAVLLIPLFRLMRSMGVLNTYLAMIVPGVAFLIPSAIWLLRTYMIRIPQELNEAAYMDGASHFYTLRRVILPIAMPGIIVVAITTFIGAYAQQFIFALTFNSKTEYMPLPVGLFAYFGKQEVIWNELMAASFVGILPAMVVIFFLQRYLVGGLTAGAVKQ is encoded by the coding sequence ATGAGCAGCCCCGCTATGATCGATCGCTACCGCTGGTGGGAAATCGTGCTGATCTATTGCGGCATTGCGCTGTTCCTGGCCTTCGTTCTTTCGCCCTTCGTCGAAGGCTTTCTGGTTTCGCTGAAACCGTTGAGCCAGCTTTTTTCCTCGCCTTACCGGTTCTGGCCGGAGAACGGCTCCTTCGAGGCCTACCGAACGATGTGGGTCAGCGTTCCAGGTTTCGGGCGCTATATTTTCAATTCGTTCTTCATATCGATCATCGTCACGATAGTCGTCCTGTGTCTCGTCATCCCGGCGTCCTATGCCTTTGCGCGGTTCGAGTTCAGGGGCATGGGCATCCTTCTCGGCGCCTTCCTGACGGTCAACATGTTCTCCGGCGCCGTACTCTTGATCCCTCTCTTCCGGCTGATGCGCAGCATGGGCGTCCTCAATACCTATCTCGCCATGATCGTGCCGGGCGTGGCCTTCCTCATCCCATCGGCGATCTGGCTTCTCAGGACCTATATGATCCGCATTCCCCAGGAATTGAACGAAGCCGCGTATATGGATGGCGCCAGCCATTTCTACACGCTTCGCCGCGTGATCCTGCCGATCGCCATGCCCGGCATCATCGTGGTCGCGATCACCACTTTCATCGGCGCCTATGCGCAGCAATTCATCTTCGCGCTGACCTTCAACTCGAAGACCGAATACATGCCTTTGCCGGTGGGGCTCTTTGCTTATTTCGGTAAGCAGGAGGTCATCTGGAACGAACTGATGGCGGCTTCCTTCGTCGGCATCCTGCCGGCGATGGTCGTCATCTTCTTCCTGCAACGCTATCTCGTCGGCGGGCTGACCGCCGGTGCGGTGAAACAATAA
- a CDS encoding Gfo/Idh/MocA family protein: MKVGIVGLGFRLGYLGYVFKAIDSSFEIAGYVDPEPAGLPGLTEKGISVGKAYASPQELLAGEKLDLLMIGSPNHMHLEHIRLGLEAGLKVFCEKPIVTTIAESIELARLMAKFGHERLMVGLVLRYSPLYKDLRAIQAAGKLGQIVSIEASEHIEPYHGAFFMRDWRRYERYSGSFMLEKCCHDLDLYNGVVGARAERVASFGGRKSFIPANDPAREGINDLELFHRKPSGWMGSDRVFDSDADIIDYQVAIVEYANGVGMNFHTNLNVPDQFRRFAIMGSRGMAEGDFVRGYLDVHEQLTGKKIVETKYAATELSQHYGADEQMAADLLDSVRSGTELPVSTLNALEAGILALAMDEARMKRTVVDLRPVWDRFDEALHARAA, encoded by the coding sequence ATGAAAGTGGGAATCGTAGGGCTGGGATTTCGGCTCGGTTATCTTGGCTATGTTTTCAAGGCTATCGACAGCAGCTTCGAAATCGCAGGCTATGTTGATCCGGAGCCTGCCGGTCTCCCCGGCTTGACGGAAAAGGGTATTTCGGTCGGCAAGGCCTACGCCTCGCCTCAGGAGCTTCTTGCCGGCGAAAAGCTCGATCTGCTGATGATCGGTTCGCCCAACCACATGCATCTGGAACACATCAGGTTGGGCCTTGAGGCCGGCTTGAAAGTGTTTTGCGAAAAGCCGATCGTCACCACGATCGCCGAAAGCATCGAGCTCGCCAGGCTCATGGCAAAGTTCGGCCACGAACGGTTGATGGTGGGCCTGGTGCTGCGGTACTCGCCGCTCTACAAGGACCTTCGCGCCATCCAGGCGGCCGGCAAGCTCGGCCAGATCGTTTCGATCGAGGCATCCGAACATATCGAACCCTATCACGGCGCGTTCTTCATGCGCGACTGGAGGCGTTACGAGCGGTATTCCGGCAGCTTCATGCTGGAAAAATGCTGCCATGACCTCGACCTCTACAACGGTGTGGTCGGCGCAAGAGCCGAACGCGTGGCAAGCTTCGGCGGACGGAAGAGCTTCATTCCGGCAAATGATCCGGCGCGTGAAGGGATCAACGACCTCGAACTCTTTCACCGCAAACCCAGCGGCTGGATGGGATCGGACAGGGTCTTCGACAGCGATGCCGACATCATCGACTACCAGGTGGCGATCGTCGAATATGCAAATGGCGTCGGCATGAATTTCCACACCAACCTCAACGTTCCGGACCAGTTCCGCCGCTTTGCCATCATGGGTTCGCGCGGGATGGCGGAAGGCGACTTCGTGCGCGGCTATCTCGACGTGCACGAGCAGCTGACCGGCAAGAAGATCGTTGAGACCAAGTACGCCGCGACCGAACTTTCCCAGCATTACGGCGCAGACGAACAGATGGCAGCCGACCTGCTCGACAGCGTCCGCAGCGGCACCGAACTCCCCGTCTCGACGTTGAATGCGCTCGAGGCAGGCATCCTTGCATTGGCGATGGACGAAGCACGGATGAAGAGGACAGTCGTCGATCTGCGTCCTGTGTGGGATCGCTTCGACGAGGCGCTCCACGCCAGAGCGGCTTGA
- a CDS encoding carbohydrate ABC transporter permease has product MSVQKSTVIFAWILLLPAVLYVMAIVAYPLVDTFILSFTDASLRKTTNWVGWVNYEKIFNATFAEVILRTFIWTFFSVSIKMIIGTFGATMLNAAVPGRSLFRLLTMPPWIVPMAIGIFMWGWMYNGQFGMISGLLQRFGLTDGPVAFLAYGSTAFWATIITDVWIGVPLVTIYFLAAIQSIPKDLYEAAWTDGAGRFYRFRRITLPLMVPAIITMSMLSLIATFNSFDIIWILTQGGPSGQTTTMIIDTYQTAIGSKKYGEGAARAVLICIFLSLFCFAYFRVTRRLNPEKRA; this is encoded by the coding sequence ATGAGTGTTCAAAAAAGCACCGTCATCTTCGCCTGGATCCTTCTCCTTCCAGCTGTCCTTTACGTCATGGCGATCGTCGCCTATCCGCTCGTCGATACGTTCATTCTTTCTTTCACCGACGCATCGCTCAGGAAGACGACGAACTGGGTCGGCTGGGTCAACTACGAGAAGATCTTCAACGCCACATTTGCGGAAGTCATCCTGCGCACCTTCATATGGACGTTCTTTTCGGTCTCGATCAAGATGATCATCGGTACCTTCGGCGCGACCATGCTCAACGCTGCCGTGCCCGGGCGTTCGCTGTTCCGCCTGCTCACCATGCCGCCATGGATCGTGCCGATGGCGATCGGCATCTTCATGTGGGGGTGGATGTACAACGGACAGTTCGGGATGATCTCCGGCCTTCTGCAGCGTTTCGGCCTGACCGACGGACCGGTGGCATTTTTGGCTTACGGCAGCACTGCCTTCTGGGCAACGATCATCACCGACGTCTGGATCGGCGTTCCTCTGGTCACCATCTATTTTCTGGCCGCGATCCAGTCCATTCCGAAGGACCTCTACGAGGCGGCCTGGACCGATGGCGCCGGCCGATTTTATCGTTTCCGCCGCATCACGCTGCCGCTGATGGTCCCGGCGATCATTACGATGTCGATGCTGTCTTTGATCGCCACGTTCAATTCCTTCGATATCATCTGGATTCTGACCCAGGGCGGTCCGAGCGGTCAAACGACGACAATGATCATCGATACCTATCAGACGGCCATCGGCTCCAAGAAATACGGTGAAGGCGCTGCACGTGCGGTGCTGATCTGCATCTTCCTGTCGCTCTTCTGCTTTGCCTATTTCCGTGTCACCCGCCGTCTCAACCCGGAGAAGCGCGCATGA